Proteins encoded in a region of the Salipiger sp. CCB-MM3 genome:
- a CDS encoding M48 family metalloprotease: MLKFMPILLAIAYAVVAYHFSAWRTARELDGRSTELADPKLKALTDRMAAALDLPRIRVNIYEIAPVNGLAAPDGRIFITRGFYDRYKAGEVSAEELASVIAHELGHVALGHSRRRMIDFSGQNAIRAALVMVFARFIPGLGPLIANALTSLLAARLSRGDEYEADAYAAALLHKAGIGVGPQKSLFTKLEALSGGGGRGTPAWLLSHPKTSERIAALEALEARWTAVES, translated from the coding sequence ATGCTGAAGTTCATGCCGATCCTGCTGGCCATCGCCTATGCCGTCGTCGCCTATCACTTCTCGGCGTGGCGCACCGCGCGCGAGCTTGATGGCCGCTCGACCGAACTGGCCGACCCGAAGCTCAAGGCGCTGACCGACCGGATGGCGGCGGCGCTCGACCTGCCGCGGATCCGTGTGAACATCTATGAGATCGCGCCGGTCAACGGGCTGGCGGCGCCGGACGGGCGGATCTTCATCACGCGCGGCTTCTATGATCGCTACAAGGCGGGCGAGGTGAGCGCCGAGGAACTGGCCTCGGTCATCGCGCATGAGCTGGGCCATGTGGCGCTGGGGCACTCGCGGCGGCGGATGATCGATTTTTCCGGCCAGAACGCGATCCGCGCGGCGCTGGTCATGGTCTTTGCGCGCTTCATTCCCGGGCTCGGGCCGCTCATCGCCAATGCGCTCACCTCGCTGTTGGCGGCGCGGCTGTCGCGCGGCGATGAATATGAGGCCGATGCCTATGCCGCCGCGCTGCTGCACAAGGCCGGGATCGGCGTCGGGCCGCAGAAGTCGCTTTTCACCAAGCTGGAAGCGCTGAGCGGCGGCGGCGGGCGCGGCACGCCCGCGTGGCTGCTCTCGCACCCCAAGACCTCCGAGCGGATTGCGGCGCTCGAGGCGCTGGAAGCGCGTTGGAC
- the gyrA gene encoding DNA gyrase subunit A, translating to MNDTPETPENEDETPRPERSSYDGPAISIIDEMKSSYLDYAMSVIVSRAIPDLRDGLKPVHRRILYTLWENGQTKSKSYRKCATAVGDVMGRYHPHGDSAVYDALVRMAQDFSMSLPLIDGQGNFGSMDGDPPAAYRYTEARLDRTAEALLEDIEKDTVDFVPNYANERNEPVVLPARYPNVLVNGAEGIAVGMATRIPPHNLGEVIDATLALIENPDLSSEQLIDYIPAPDFPTGGVILGRSGARKAYLEGRGSVIIRAKTRIEELRRDRYAIVIDEIPYQVNKATMIERIAECVREKKIEGIAHVQDESDRSGVRVVVELKRDATAEVVLNQLYRFTPMQVSFGCNMLALNGGKPEQLTLRAFLTAFLDFREDVIARRTAYLLRKARERSHILCGLAVAVANVDEVVATIRASADASEAREKLMTRRWPAEEIAPFIRLIDDPTHKMNEDGTYNLSETQARAILELRLQRLTQLGVKEVTDELEDLAGKIKEYLEILGSRERILEIISNEMIAVRDQFAVPRRTEIVDWAGDMDDEDLIEREDMVVTVTQSGYIKRTPLADFRAQKRGGKGLSGGGLKEDDVVTQLFVANTHTQLLFFTTDGMAYKLKCWRLPQGGRTSKGKAIVNILPIPQGVSVAAIMPVDRPEDDWDDLQIVFATNKGSVRRNRLSDFTNVKSNGKIAMKFEDGEDMRLINARICSEDDDVMLVTDSGRAIRFPVPDVRVFNSRNSTGVRGVKLNNGDEVVSMSVIRHFDATSDERASYLKMRRAMAGIADEAEASEEEEGNADSLLPAERYAEMSAVENLILTITAKGLGKLSSSHDYPVRGRGGLGVTAWEKSMRGGEIVASFPVEMDDQIMLATSTGQSIRVPVEGISFRSRNAGGVKVFNTRAGEVVVSVAWIADQGDEDEVAGEADGEASEE from the coding sequence GTGAACGACACGCCGGAAACCCCTGAAAACGAAGACGAAACCCCGCGCCCCGAGCGTTCCTCTTACGACGGGCCGGCGATCTCGATCATCGACGAGATGAAGTCGAGCTATCTCGACTACGCCATGAGCGTCATCGTCAGCCGCGCGATCCCCGATCTGCGCGACGGCCTAAAACCTGTGCATCGGCGCATTCTCTACACGCTGTGGGAGAACGGGCAGACCAAGTCCAAGTCCTACCGCAAATGCGCGACCGCCGTCGGCGACGTGATGGGCCGCTACCACCCGCATGGCGACTCGGCGGTCTATGACGCGCTGGTCCGCATGGCGCAGGATTTCTCCATGTCGCTGCCGCTGATCGACGGTCAGGGCAACTTCGGCTCCATGGACGGCGATCCGCCCGCGGCCTACCGTTACACCGAGGCGCGTCTCGACCGCACCGCCGAAGCCCTGCTCGAGGACATCGAGAAGGACACGGTGGATTTCGTTCCGAACTACGCCAACGAGCGCAACGAGCCGGTGGTGTTGCCCGCGCGCTATCCCAACGTGCTGGTCAACGGCGCCGAGGGCATCGCCGTGGGCATGGCGACGCGCATCCCGCCGCACAACCTCGGCGAAGTGATCGACGCGACGCTGGCGCTGATCGAGAACCCGGACCTCTCGTCCGAGCAGCTCATTGACTATATCCCCGCCCCCGACTTCCCGACGGGCGGCGTGATCCTTGGGCGCTCCGGCGCGCGCAAGGCCTATCTCGAGGGCCGCGGCTCGGTGATCATCCGCGCCAAGACCCGCATCGAAGAGCTGCGCCGGGACCGCTACGCCATCGTCATCGACGAGATCCCCTATCAGGTGAACAAGGCGACGATGATCGAGCGCATCGCCGAATGCGTGCGTGAGAAGAAGATCGAAGGCATCGCCCATGTGCAGGACGAGAGCGACCGCTCCGGCGTGCGCGTGGTGGTCGAGCTGAAGCGGGACGCCACCGCCGAAGTGGTGCTCAACCAGCTTTACCGCTTCACCCCGATGCAGGTCAGCTTCGGCTGCAACATGCTGGCGCTGAACGGCGGCAAGCCCGAGCAGCTGACCCTGCGCGCCTTCCTCACCGCCTTCCTCGACTTCCGCGAGGACGTGATCGCCCGCCGCACCGCCTATCTGCTGCGCAAGGCGCGGGAACGCTCGCATATCCTCTGCGGCCTTGCCGTGGCGGTGGCCAATGTCGACGAGGTGGTGGCGACCATCCGCGCCTCGGCCGATGCTTCGGAAGCGCGTGAAAAGCTGATGACCCGCCGCTGGCCGGCCGAGGAGATCGCGCCGTTCATCCGTCTGATCGACGATCCGACCCACAAGATGAACGAGGATGGCACCTACAACCTGTCGGAAACGCAGGCCCGCGCCATCCTCGAGCTGCGCCTGCAGCGCCTCACCCAGCTGGGCGTGAAAGAGGTCACCGACGAGCTCGAAGATCTCGCCGGGAAGATCAAGGAATACCTCGAGATCCTCGGCTCGCGCGAGCGCATCCTCGAGATCATCTCGAACGAGATGATCGCGGTCCGGGACCAGTTCGCCGTGCCGCGCCGCACCGAGATCGTCGACTGGGCCGGCGACATGGACGACGAGGATCTGATTGAGCGTGAGGACATGGTCGTCACGGTCACCCAGTCGGGCTATATCAAGCGTACTCCGCTGGCCGATTTCCGCGCCCAGAAGCGCGGCGGCAAGGGACTGTCGGGCGGCGGCCTCAAAGAGGACGACGTGGTCACCCAGCTCTTCGTGGCCAACACCCACACGCAGCTGCTGTTCTTCACCACCGACGGCATGGCCTATAAGCTCAAATGCTGGCGCCTGCCGCAGGGGGGCCGCACGTCCAAGGGCAAGGCCATCGTCAACATCCTGCCGATCCCGCAGGGCGTGTCGGTGGCGGCGATCATGCCGGTGGACCGCCCCGAGGACGACTGGGACGATCTGCAGATCGTCTTCGCCACGAACAAGGGCTCGGTGCGCCGCAACCGCCTGTCTGACTTCACCAACGTCAAATCGAACGGCAAGATCGCCATGAAGTTCGAGGACGGCGAGGACATGCGCCTGATCAACGCGCGCATCTGCTCGGAAGACGACGACGTGATGCTGGTCACCGACTCGGGCCGCGCCATCCGCTTCCCGGTGCCGGACGTGCGGGTGTTCAACTCGCGCAACTCCACCGGTGTGCGCGGCGTGAAGCTCAACAATGGTGACGAAGTGGTCTCGATGTCGGTGATCCGGCACTTCGACGCGACCTCGGACGAGCGCGCTTCCTACCTCAAGATGCGCCGGGCCATGGCCGGGATCGCCGATGAGGCCGAGGCTTCGGAAGAGGAGGAAGGCAACGCCGACAGCCTGCTGCCTGCCGAGCGCTACGCCGAGATGTCGGCAGTCGAGAACCTGATCCTGACGATCACCGCAAAGGGCCTCGGCAAGCTCAGCTCCAGCCACGACTACCCGGTGCGCGGTCGCGGCGGGCTTGGCGTCACCGCATGGGAGAAATCCATGCGCGGCGGCGAGATCGTGGCCTCCTTCCCGGTCGAGATGGACGATCAGATCATGCTCGCCACCTCCACTGGCCAGTCGATCCGCGTGCCGGTCGAGGGCATCTCGTTCCGCTCGCGCAACGCCGGCGGCGTGAAGGTGTTCAACACACGCGCCGGTGAGGTCGTGGTCTCGGTCGCCTGGATCGCCGATCAGGGCGACGAGGACGAGGTGGCCGGTGAGGCAGATGGAGAAGCATCCGAGGAGTGA
- a CDS encoding usg protein, whose amino-acid sequence MEQSATELMLKGYGLTTAELFYRMPDYRNVLNTFVWQEYDLAPDHPRLFKFIEFWQDEIEGPLHSVRFTHRKMLSGGEWRQVVGEFHYH is encoded by the coding sequence ATGGAGCAGAGCGCCACGGAACTGATGCTGAAGGGCTATGGGCTGACCACGGCCGAGCTTTTCTACCGGATGCCCGATTATCGCAACGTGCTGAACACATTTGTCTGGCAGGAGTATGATCTCGCGCCGGACCATCCGCGGCTCTTCAAGTTCATTGAGTTCTGGCAGGATGAGATCGAGGGGCCGCTGCATTCCGTGCGCTTCACCCACCGCAAGATGCTCTCGGGCGGCGAGTGGCGGCAGGTGGTGGGCGAGTTCCATTACCACTGA
- a CDS encoding YSC84-related protein has protein sequence MNNTRRGLLIGLGATGLLAACGNGVGSSGAATIDARVDATLSQMFAQYPGTRNLQAKSSGMLVMPLVTEAGLGLGGAYGRGALRVNGATVDYYSVVKGSGGLQIGAQQYAHVLFFMTEESLMNFRRSPGWAAGANIEYAIPEGGETLAAETTTSLAPIIAVIFGKSGLHLGATLEGVKYTRIIP, from the coding sequence ATGAACAACACTCGACGGGGACTCCTTATCGGGCTCGGCGCCACGGGGCTTCTGGCCGCCTGTGGCAATGGCGTGGGCAGCAGCGGCGCGGCCACCATCGACGCGCGCGTCGATGCGACGCTGAGCCAGATGTTCGCGCAATATCCCGGCACACGGAACCTGCAGGCGAAATCCTCGGGCATGCTGGTGATGCCGCTGGTGACCGAAGCCGGTCTCGGGCTCGGCGGCGCCTATGGCCGCGGCGCGCTGCGGGTGAACGGCGCCACGGTGGATTACTACTCGGTGGTCAAGGGATCCGGCGGGCTGCAGATCGGCGCCCAGCAATATGCGCATGTGCTGTTCTTCATGACCGAGGAATCGCTGATGAACTTCCGCCGCTCGCCGGGCTGGGCCGCGGGCGCCAACATCGAATACGCCATCCCCGAGGGCGGCGAGACGCTGGCGGCAGAGACCACCACCTCGCTGGCCCCGATCATTGCGGTGATCTTCGGCAAATCGGGCCTGCATCTCGGCGCGACGCTGGAAGGCGTGAAATACACCCGTATCATTCCCTGA
- the hemB gene encoding porphobilinogen synthase, translated as MKPVIAAFPATRLRRLRKSPAIRALTQQTQLTPGDFIWPVFVRDGEGISEPIASMPGVNRLSVDKVVEAAREAHALGIPAICLFPYTDPSLKTEDCAEAWNPENLSNRATRAIKDAVPDIAVMTDVALDPYNITGHDGFIENGEIVNDRTVEALVKQALSQARAGADIIGPSDMMDGRIGAIRSELEREGFQNVLLLTYAAKYASGFYGPFRDAVGASGALKGALAGDKQSYQMQPGNSDEAMRLIERDLLEGADMIMVKPGMPYLDICRRAKDMFGAPTFAYQVSGEYAMLAGAFENGWLDRDKVMLESLIAFKRSGCDGVLTYFAPAAARLLNG; from the coding sequence ATGAAACCCGTGATTGCCGCCTTTCCTGCCACACGTCTGCGCCGGTTGCGCAAATCCCCTGCGATCCGCGCCCTGACCCAGCAGACGCAGCTCACGCCCGGCGATTTCATCTGGCCGGTCTTCGTGCGCGATGGCGAAGGCATTTCGGAGCCCATCGCCTCGATGCCCGGGGTGAACCGGCTGTCGGTGGACAAGGTGGTCGAGGCGGCGCGCGAGGCGCATGCGCTCGGCATCCCGGCGATCTGCCTCTTTCCCTATACCGATCCGTCGCTGAAGACCGAGGATTGCGCCGAGGCGTGGAACCCCGAGAACCTGTCGAACCGCGCCACCCGCGCCATCAAGGACGCGGTGCCGGATATCGCGGTGATGACCGATGTGGCGCTCGATCCTTACAATATCACCGGCCATGACGGCTTCATCGAGAATGGCGAGATCGTCAACGACCGCACCGTCGAGGCGCTGGTGAAACAGGCGCTGAGCCAGGCCCGCGCCGGGGCCGATATCATCGGCCCGTCGGACATGATGGACGGGCGCATCGGCGCGATCCGTTCCGAGCTGGAACGCGAGGGCTTCCAGAACGTGCTGCTGCTGACCTATGCGGCGAAATATGCCTCGGGCTTCTACGGGCCCTTCCGCGACGCGGTGGGCGCTTCGGGGGCGCTCAAGGGCGCGCTGGCGGGTGACAAGCAAAGCTATCAGATGCAGCCCGGCAATTCCGACGAAGCGATGCGGCTGATCGAGCGCGACCTGCTCGAAGGCGCCGATATGATCATGGTCAAGCCCGGCATGCCCTATCTCGACATCTGCCGCCGCGCCAAGGACATGTTCGGCGCCCCCACCTTCGCCTATCAGGTGTCGGGCGAATACGCGATGCTGGCCGGCGCCTTCGAGAACGGCTGGCTCGACCGCGACAAGGTCATGCTCGAGAGCCTGATCGCCTTCAAACGCTCGGGCTGCGACGGGGTGCTGACCTATTTCGCCCCCGCCGCCGCGCGTTTGCTCAACGGCTAG
- a CDS encoding component of SufBCD complex — protein sequence MDLTGLVSETIDLRSFSNLWFWIALAVTWSSTSHWVLGVPFDMVGRARRQGGQAALDLEDMVRINVNRRLFIIETAGLWVVGLGAAVLTMLASLGFWYDIELAQALFLLGFPLSLVGLMGIATAERIRNRRLSGEALWRKLTVHRFWTQVIGMISIFVTAMWGMYQNLGHGVLG from the coding sequence GTGGACCTGACCGGCCTCGTCTCCGAAACCATCGACCTTCGGTCGTTTTCCAACCTGTGGTTCTGGATCGCGCTCGCCGTCACATGGTCGAGCACCAGCCATTGGGTGCTGGGCGTGCCCTTCGACATGGTGGGCCGGGCGCGCCGTCAGGGCGGGCAGGCGGCGCTGGACCTAGAAGACATGGTGCGCATCAACGTGAACCGGCGGCTCTTTATCATCGAGACGGCGGGGCTCTGGGTCGTCGGGCTTGGCGCGGCGGTGCTGACCATGCTGGCAAGCCTCGGCTTCTGGTACGATATCGAACTGGCGCAGGCGCTGTTCCTGCTCGGCTTCCCGCTCTCTTTGGTGGGGCTGATGGGCATCGCCACCGCCGAGCGTATTCGCAACCGGCGCCTGAGCGGCGAGGCGCTGTGGCGCAAGCTGACGGTGCATCGCTTCTGGACGCAGGTGATCGGCATGATCTCGATCTTCGTCACCGCCATGTGGGGCATGTATCAAAACCTCGGGCACGGCGTTCTCGGTTGA
- the mfd gene encoding transcription-repair coupling factor encodes MSQSLTQMAGITMGGAPEGFDAKLILAEVEKTGGPVLHIARDDKRLAALREALAFFNPGMPVVSFPGWDCLPYDRVSPNPDISATRMSTLAGLVHGMPQRYVLLTTLSAAMQRIPAREILREAAFAARVGDRIDEAGLRSFLVRMGFSNAPTVHEPGDYAVRGGIIDIFPPGEGGPVRLDLFGDVLDGARRFDPVSQRTTEKLDLVELAPVSEVILDEAAITRFRQNYRIEFGAAGSDDPLYEAVSAGRKTQGMEHWLPFFHEKLETLFDYMPGAPVLMDDQITPARIARWDSITDQYETRRHAMTQKGRIDSVYKPVPPGLLYLDEPGWDAAVGARRVVQFNPLPQASGPGVVDAGGRIGRSFAPERQQENISLFAALADHVKKQLSEGPVLIASWSEGARERLTGLIEDEGLAEAIPVMDGTRIGKRGLHLAVWGLEQGFVAPWGDPKSGGKITVISEQDVLGDRLIRAPKKRRKAENFLTEAQSLTPGDLVVHVDFGIGRYQGLEVITAAGAAHECLLLEYAEGARLYLPVENIELLSRYGHDEGLLDKLGGGAWQAKKARLKERIREMADKLIRVAAERALRKAPIIDPPPGAWESFCARFPYNETDDQMSAIEDVLADMTSGNPMDRLICGDVGFGKTEVAMRAAFVAAMSGVQVAVIAPTTLLARQHYKSFAERFRGFPLNVAPLSRFVTSGDAAKTRDGISKGTVDIAVGTHALLSKNIRFNNLGLLIIDEEQHFGVGHKERLKQLRSDIHVLTLTATPIPRTLQLSLSGVRDLSIIGTPPVDRLSIRTYVSEFDPVTIREALLREHYRGGQSFFVVPRISDLPEIEEFLREQVPEVSFVVAHGQMAAGELDDRMNAFYDGKYDVLLATTIVESGLDIPTANTMVVHRADMFGLSQLYQIRGRVGRSKTRAYAYLTTKPRTKLTDSAEKRLRVLGSLDTLGAGFTLASQDLDIRGAGNLLGEEQSGQMRDVGYELYQSMLEEAIAKIKSGQLEGLTDDDGQWAPQINLGVPVLIPEDYVPDLDVRLGLYRRLSELTTKVELEGFAAELIDRFGKLPKEVNTLMLVVRIKAMCKRAGIAKLDGGPKGATIQFHNDKFAKPEGLVEFIQAQNGLAKIKDNKIVVRRDWANDVDKIKGAFAIARDLAEKAGTVKPRKAKKG; translated from the coding sequence ATGTCCCAGTCACTTACCCAGATGGCCGGTATCACCATGGGCGGCGCGCCCGAGGGGTTCGACGCCAAGCTCATCCTTGCCGAGGTCGAAAAGACCGGCGGGCCTGTGCTGCATATCGCCCGCGACGACAAGCGCCTTGCGGCGCTGCGCGAGGCGCTGGCCTTCTTCAACCCCGGCATGCCGGTGGTGAGCTTTCCGGGCTGGGACTGCCTGCCCTACGACAGGGTCTCGCCCAACCCCGATATTTCGGCCACGCGCATGTCGACCCTCGCGGGGCTCGTGCATGGCATGCCGCAGCGCTATGTGCTGCTGACCACGCTCTCGGCGGCGATGCAGCGCATCCCAGCGCGCGAGATCCTGCGCGAGGCGGCCTTTGCCGCGCGGGTGGGCGACCGGATCGACGAGGCGGGGCTGCGCAGCTTCCTCGTGCGCATGGGCTTTTCCAACGCGCCTACGGTGCATGAGCCGGGCGATTACGCGGTGCGCGGCGGGATCATCGACATCTTTCCGCCGGGTGAGGGCGGGCCGGTGCGGCTCGACCTCTTCGGCGACGTGCTGGACGGCGCGCGGCGTTTCGATCCGGTCAGCCAGCGTACCACGGAAAAGCTCGATCTGGTGGAACTGGCGCCGGTCTCCGAGGTGATCCTCGACGAGGCGGCGATCACCCGCTTCCGGCAGAACTACCGCATCGAGTTCGGCGCTGCGGGCTCGGACGATCCGCTCTACGAGGCGGTCAGCGCCGGGCGCAAGACGCAGGGGATGGAGCATTGGCTGCCGTTCTTCCACGAAAAGCTCGAGACGCTCTTTGACTATATGCCCGGCGCGCCGGTGCTGATGGACGATCAGATCACCCCCGCGCGCATCGCCCGCTGGGACAGCATCACCGACCAATACGAGACGCGCCGCCACGCGATGACCCAAAAGGGCCGCATCGACTCGGTCTATAAGCCGGTGCCGCCGGGGCTGCTCTATCTCGACGAGCCGGGCTGGGATGCCGCCGTCGGTGCGCGCCGCGTGGTGCAGTTCAACCCGCTGCCGCAGGCCAGCGGTCCGGGTGTGGTGGACGCGGGCGGGCGCATCGGGCGCAGCTTCGCGCCCGAGCGGCAGCAGGAAAACATCAGCCTGTTCGCCGCGCTCGCCGATCACGTGAAGAAACAGCTCTCCGAAGGGCCGGTCTTGATCGCCTCTTGGTCTGAAGGCGCGCGCGAGCGTCTCACGGGCCTCATCGAGGACGAGGGGCTTGCCGAGGCGATCCCGGTCATGGACGGCACCCGCATCGGCAAGCGCGGGCTGCATCTGGCGGTCTGGGGGCTGGAGCAGGGCTTTGTCGCGCCGTGGGGCGATCCCAAGAGCGGCGGCAAGATCACCGTGATCTCGGAACAGGACGTGCTGGGCGACCGGCTGATCCGCGCGCCGAAGAAACGCCGCAAGGCCGAGAACTTCCTCACCGAAGCGCAGTCGCTCACTCCGGGCGATCTGGTCGTCCATGTGGATTTTGGCATCGGGCGCTATCAGGGGCTCGAAGTGATCACCGCCGCCGGGGCGGCGCATGAATGCCTGCTGCTGGAATACGCCGAGGGCGCGCGGCTTTACCTGCCGGTGGAGAACATCGAGCTGCTGTCGCGTTACGGCCATGACGAGGGGCTCCTCGACAAGCTCGGCGGCGGCGCGTGGCAGGCCAAGAAGGCGCGCCTCAAGGAACGCATCCGCGAGATGGCCGACAAGCTCATCCGCGTGGCGGCTGAGCGCGCCCTGCGCAAGGCGCCGATCATCGACCCGCCGCCCGGCGCGTGGGAAAGCTTCTGCGCCCGCTTTCCCTACAATGAGACCGACGACCAGATGAGCGCCATCGAGGATGTGCTGGCCGATATGACCAGCGGCAACCCGATGGACCGGCTGATTTGCGGCGATGTGGGCTTCGGCAAGACCGAGGTGGCGATGCGCGCCGCTTTCGTGGCCGCCATGTCCGGCGTGCAGGTGGCGGTGATTGCCCCCACGACGCTGCTCGCCCGCCAGCACTACAAGAGCTTTGCCGAGCGCTTCCGGGGCTTCCCGCTCAACGTCGCGCCGCTGTCGCGCTTCGTCACCTCGGGCGATGCGGCCAAGACCCGCGACGGCATCTCCAAGGGCACGGTGGACATCGCCGTGGGCACCCATGCGCTGCTCTCGAAAAACATCCGCTTCAACAATCTCGGGCTGCTGATCATCGACGAAGAGCAGCATTTCGGCGTTGGCCACAAGGAGCGGCTGAAACAGCTGCGCTCGGACATCCACGTGCTGACGCTGACCGCGACGCCGATCCCGCGGACGCTGCAACTCTCGCTTTCGGGCGTGCGCGATCTGTCGATCATCGGCACGCCGCCCGTGGACCGGCTGTCGATCCGCACCTATGTCTCCGAGTTCGATCCGGTGACCATTCGCGAGGCGCTGCTGCGCGAGCATTACCGCGGCGGCCAGAGCTTCTTTGTGGTGCCGCGCATTTCGGATCTTCCCGAAATAGAGGAATTCCTGCGCGAACAGGTGCCCGAGGTCTCTTTCGTCGTGGCGCATGGTCAGATGGCGGCGGGCGAACTCGACGACCGGATGAACGCCTTCTACGACGGCAAATACGACGTGCTGCTGGCAACGACCATTGTCGAGTCGGGCCTCGACATTCCCACCGCCAACACGATGGTGGTGCACCGCGCCGATATGTTCGGCCTGTCGCAGCTTTATCAGATCCGTGGCCGGGTCGGGCGCTCCAAGACCCGCGCCTATGCCTATCTGACCACCAAGCCGCGCACCAAGCTCACCGACAGCGCCGAAAAGCGCCTGCGTGTGCTAGGCTCGCTCGACACGCTGGGGGCCGGCTTCACGCTCGCCAGCCAGGACCTCGACATCCGCGGCGCCGGCAACCTGCTGGGCGAGGAACAATCGGGTCAGATGCGCGATGTGGGCTATGAGCTTTATCAGTCGATGCTCGAGGAGGCGATCGCCAAGATCAAGTCGGGCCAGCTCGAAGGGCTCACCGACGATGACGGGCAATGGGCTCCGCAGATCAACCTCGGTGTGCCGGTGCTGATCCCCGAGGATTATGTGCCCGATCTCGACGTGCGCCTCGGCCTTTACCGCCGCCTGTCTGAGCTGACCACCAAGGTCGAACTCGAAGGTTTCGCCGCCGAGCTGATCGACCGTTTCGGCAAGCTGCCGAAAGAGGTCAACACGTTGATGCTGGTGGTGCGGATCAAGGCGATGTGCAAACGCGCCGGGATCGCCAAGCTCGACGGCGGCCCCAAGGGCGCGACGATCCAGTTCCACAACGACAAATTCGCCAAGCCCGAAGGGCTGGTGGAATTCATTCAGGCGCAGAACGGTCTGGCGAAGATCAAGGACAATAAGATCGTCGTCCGCCGCGACTGGGCCAATGACGTGGACAAGATCAAGGGCGCCTTCGCCATCGCCCGTGACCTTGCGGAAAAGGCGGGCACGGTGAAGCCGCGCAAGGCCAAGAAAGGCTGA